The Pelagovum sp. HNIBRBA483 sequence TTTTTGCACCGCCGACCACGGCCACCACGGGCCGCTGTGGGGTGCCGAGGGCCTTTTCGAGTGCCGCGAGCTCTTCGGCCATCAAGCGGCCCGCGCAGTTTGGAAGGAGGCGTGCGACACCTTCGGTAGATGCATGGGCACGGTGCGCTGCTGAGAAAGCGTCATTGACAAAGACATCTCCCAGCGAGGCCAGAAACCCTGCCATTTGCGGATCGTTCTGCTCTTCCATCGCGGTGAAGCGGGTGTTCTCTATCAACACGACAGAATCTTGGGGCAGAGCGTCGATCATTTCGCGGCTTGGGCGTTCGATGAAGGTAACATCGCGGCCGAGCGCGGCTTCAAGCGCTGGCAATGTGACCCGCAGGCTCATCTCGGGTACGACCTGCCCCTTGGGACGGCCGAAGTGGGCCAGCATGATCGGCGTGCCACCCTTTGCGAGAATGTCTTTAAGCGTCGGAATGATGCGTTCGATCCGGGTGGCGTCCGTTACGCGGCCATCCTCTACCGGAACGTTGATATCGACCCGGACAAGCACCCTTTTGCCGTTAAGATCGAGGTCGTCGAGGGTCTTCCAGCTCATGGTGATGCTCCGTGTAGGTGAATTAACGCTTAGGTGCGGGATTATCGACGTAAGGTCAACATCTCGTGGCTTGCATTTCGGGTTTCGCAAATTAAGAAAGGGGTCTCATTCCCAAGGAGGAAACGCACAGTGGCCGAAATTAAAGATCCAGAGAACACCGTTATTATCGAGCTGAAAGATGGCAAAGTGGTCATCGAACTTCTGCCAGATGTGGCGCCGCATCATTGCGAGCGGATGAAAGAGCTTGCGCGTAGCGGGCAATATGACAACGTGTGTTTCCACCGCGTGATCGACGGGTTCATGGCCCAGTCTGGCGACGTTGCTAATGGGAATATGGAAAGCGGTTTTGACCTGCGCCGTGCGGGGACGGGCGGGTCTGACCTTCCTGATCTTCCGGCAGAGTTTTCGAAGCTACCCCATGACCGCGGCACCTTGGGCGCAGCCCGTTCCGCGAACCCCAATTCGGCGAATTCTCAGTTCTTCATCAATTTCAAGGACAATCACTTCCTAAATGGTCAGTATACCGTTTATGGCCGCGTGATCTCCGGCATGGAATTTGTTGACAATATCAAGCGCGGCGAGCCGCCTGCGGAGCCTGATCGGATGATCAGCGTCAAGGTTGCCGCCGATGCGTAGCGCGTTCTTGGCGCCGCTGCTTCTCGCGGCTGCACCCGCTTTCGCGACCGGGTTGGAAATCCGCGTTGCTGGTGAGGCCAATGGCGTGATCAAGATCGACTTGTTTGAAGATGTTGCGCCTTTGCATGTTGAACAGATCACGACGCTGGCCTCTGAGGGGGCATATGATGGCGTGGTGTTCCATCGTGTGATCGAGGGCTTCATGGCCCAGACCGGCGATGTTGAATTCGGTCGTATCGGTCAGGACCTGTCCATGGCGGGGCGCGGAGGATCGGCGTTGGACGATCTGCCGGCCGAGTTTTCGGATCTCCCCTACGAACGTGGGACCGTCGGCATGGCGCGGTCGCAGTCACCTAACAGCGCGAACAGCCAGTTCTTCATCATGTTTGCGCCTGCACCGCATCTGAATGGTGGCTATACAGTGGTTGGTGAGGTTACCGAGGGCATGGAAATCGTCGATGCGATCAAGCGCGGCGCCGGGTCAAACGGTTCGGTTATCGGCAGACCAGACGTCATGGAGGCGGTTACAGTTACCGAATAAGCTTTCACGCGCGCTCACATCTCAGAGAGCGTGGATATGAAAGTGGACGCAGGTGAGGCACCCTTCGCCACGGGGGGTGCCTTATGCGTTATATAATCGGTTTTCTTGCTATTGCTCTGTTTGGCAACGTAGCTGCCGCTGAACCACGGTTCTGGGTTCATGAGTGGCCAAATACAGATTTCGCGAGAAGTGCTGTTCAGAGTTGGGTTGAAATCCGCTCCGGAGGGCCGCCGAAAGACGGAATTCCTGCACTCCTTTCTGTAGACTTTGGCCCTGCCGCGCAGGAGCGTAGTTTGTCGCCGCGCGAACCTGTCATTACAGTCGAACTGGAGGGTCAAGCCCCAAGGGCGTATCCGGTGCGTTACTTGATGTGGCATGAGATCGCCAATGATACGATTGGCGATGTGCCAGTTGCGGTGACGTTCTGCCCGCTCTGCAATTCCGGAATTACCTTTGACCGGCGCACCGATGCAGGGGTTCTGAGTTTCGGGGTGTCAGGCAAGCTGCGTAATTCCGATATGATTATGTATGACCACCAAACTGAAAGCTGGTGGCAGCAGGCCATCGGTGAAGGGATCGTTGGTGAACTTACCGGCATGGAGCTGCAATCTCTACCGAGCTGGATGGAGAGCTGGGAAGTTTTCGTGTCTCGTAATCCGGAAGGGTTGGTGATGCAGCAGCCGGAGGGGCATCTGCGCAACTATGGCGAGAACCCTTATGTGCGGTATGACAGTTCGGTGCGACCGTTCCTCTATAATGGTGAAGTTCCGCCGCATGATATTCCGGCACTGGCGCGGGTCGTGCGGGTAGGGGAACGCGCATGGCCGCTCGAGCGGCTCTCGGAAGAGCGGGATATTCGAGAAGAAGGCGTCGTGCTCACATGGGAGATGGGCCAAGCCTCGGCTCTGGATACCCGTTCGATTGGCGAGGGGCGTGAGGTGGGCAATGTAAGGGTGAAGGATGGCGCAGGAAACGATCTGGCGCATGACATTCTCTTCGCCTTCGCCTTTCACGCTTTTTGGCCGGACGGGAAATGGATGATCGGCGGCGGCAAACGTGATTGACAATCGGTTGTGGCGGCAGTCTTGTCGCCGCGATGAGCCGTAAGACAGAAATAGACCTCTTTGGTGCAACAGCGCTGACTGGATTCGCCATTTTGCTGGCGTTCAATCAGGTTGTTATCAAAGTCACCAATGGCGGCATCCAGCCAGTATTCTTTGCGGCCCTCCGTTCGTTTGGCGCCTTGTTCTGCCTCTTGCTCTGGCTCCGTTGGCGTGGGGTGAGCCTGCATTTCCCCAAGGAAACACTGCTCCCCGGTGTGGTGACGGGTGTATTCTTTGCGCTGGAGTTTTTCTTTCTTTTCATTGCCTTGGATTATACGACCGTGGCGCGGTCTGGGATTATCTTTTATTCGATGCCGGTCTGGCTTGCGCTGGCGGGGCATTTCTTTCTGGCAGACGACCGGCTGACGCCTGCAAAGCTGATCGGATTGATCGTGGCCTTGTGTGGGGTTGCGTGGGCGCTTTTCGGGCGCGACCCCGAAACCGGCGGGAGCATTTGGGGTGATCTTGCTGCGCTGATAGCAGCCTTTGGCTGGGCTGGTTTGACCTTGGTGACGAAAGGCTCTGCGTTGAACAAGGTGCGCCCTGAATTGCAGCTCTTGGTTCAGCTGGCCGTCTCAGGGCCGCTTCTACTTTTACTGTCCTTCTTCATGGGCGATCTCATCCGCGATTTGGGGCCGATCCATTTGGCAGGGCTGGCGTTCCAGATCATTGTGGTGGTGGCGGCGGGTTATGTTTTCTGGCTTTGGTTGCTGTCGATCTATCCGGCGTCGCGCGTGGCATCGTTCAGCTTTTTGTCGCCGGTCTTCAGCGTGATCATGGGCGGGGGGCTTTTGGGTGAGGCGCTGTCGGGGGACATCCTCTTTGCGCTGGTTCTTGTCGCGATCGGGATATTCTTGGTGAACCGCCCGCGCAAGAAGACCTATGTGCCGCAGAACGTTTGAGTGACCCTTTCTTCACGGAGAGGAATAGCGGCGAAGGGGCGGGTTGCGTCGGTCAGTTGTGAAAAAGGGGCCGTTACAGCAGCGAGCATGTTTCTGAACGGTTCGAAATCGCCCGCGACACCTGATTGGATAATCTGTTCGAGCAGATGATTGCGTGGGATGAGCTGCGGATTTGTCCCCTGCATTACGGTTTCATCAGGTCTAAGGGCGCGCCAACGGGCCTTCCAATCCTCATAGCTGGCATGTCGGTCCAATGGGGCAACGCTTGCGTCGGTTGAAAGGGCGGCAAATGTCTGAGTGAAATCGGCTTCGGAGTCTGCCATCAAGGTGAGAAGCTCATTAGAAAGCCGCTCGGTGGCGTCGTCTGCGGCGGAGAAACCCAACTTCGCGGCAAAGATCTTGCGGCGTTCTGCATCGTAGATGCCGCCAAAGCCATTGATAATCAGCGTAAATTCCTCGACGGCGGCATCCTGATTATCTTCCAGCGGTATGAGGGCCGTGGCCAATTGGGCGAGGTTCCAAACCGCAATGCGCGGTTGATTGCCGTACGCATAGCGGCCTTGACGATCAATCGAAGAGAAGACCTTCGCGACATTGTATTCGTCGAGAAAAGCGCAAGGGCCAAAATCGATTGTCTCACCCGACACGGTCATGTTGTCGGTGTTCATGACGCCGTGAACAAATCCCACACCGATCCATTTGGCGATCAGCTTGGCTTGGCGTTCGACGATCATGCGTAGGAGATCCGCGACAGTGCCTGCCGATGGATAATGGCGTGCGGTTACATGGTCAGTTAGTGCTTGAAGGGCTTCTCTGTCTTGGCGCGCTGCAAAATACTGGAATGTACCGACCCGGATATGGCTGGACGCGACGCGCGTGAGTATGGCCCCGGGCAATATGGCATCCCTATAGACCGGATCGCCTGTCGTCACAGCTGCCAAAGCGCGGGTTGTGGGAATGCCGAGAGCATGCATCGCTTCGCTGACGATGTACTCGCGCAGTACCGGCCCGAGCCATGCTCTCCCGTCTCCCGAGCGCGAAAACGGGGTGCGGCCGCTGCCCTTGAGCTGCATATCGAAGCGCTGGCCGTCCGGCGCGACGACTTCACCCAGAAGCACAGCGCGCCCGTCGCCGAGTTGAGGGTTCCAATTGCCAAACTGGTGGCCGGCATAGGCTTGGGCCAATGGCGGATGGGTTCCATCGACCTGATTGCCCGAAAGGAGCACCAAGCCATCGGGGCTTTGGAGTGTTTCTTTATCGAGCCCGAGGCGCTCTGCCAATGCGTCGTTAAACTGGATAAAAGCCGGTTTCGAAACCGGCGTCGGCGCGACGAAGGCAAACATCTGCTCCGGCAGGCGGGCATAGCTTGTATCGAATGGAAGGGGCAATGTCATAAAGCAGAAATGGGGTCATGCGCAGCGTTTTCTAGAGCAAATCGGAAAGAATGCGGGTCTGATCCTCAATTTTCCAGCCAAGCTTTTCGCAAAACCGGCGCGCTCGGACGTCTTGGATATTGACCCGCGCATGAAATGCTTTCAGCCCTGCCTTCGTGAGGCTGACGGCAATCGCATTGGTTACCTCCTTGGCAATGCCGCGATTGCGCACCGAGGGGCGAATGAAAATCTCGTCAAGCCACGCTTCGCGGCCGCCGAGCGAACGGCTCCAGCCAAAGGTCACGAGCACATAGCCAAGCGGCGAGCGGCGCGGGCCGATGAGCCAGATTGCCCCATGCGGTTGACCTTCCAAGAGCGGCTGGACGGATTCTGCGAGCTGCACGTTATCAGTGGAATTCCGGCGCTCTTCGTCATGACGTTGCAGGAGCGGGAGTAGGGCGTCGATATCCGCAGTCGTGGCTAGGCTGATTGCTGTGCTCAAAGCCGTCCTATCCTTTCAACGAGGAGATCATAAAATCCATCTGCGTCCAGATCCCCTATGAACAGCGCATTTTCGGGTTTGCCGGTAACGCGCCACCAATCTGCAACCGTCATTCCCCGCGTCAAAGGCGAATTGGTTTCAATCTCGACGTTGATATTTCTGCCTGAGAATAACTCGGGCCGGAGCAGGTAGGCGATGACGCAGGGGTCATGCAGCGGAGCGCCTTCGGAGCCATATTTCTCCATATCGAAACGTTCAAAAAAATCGGTCCACGCTGCAACCATGTCGCCAGCCTTGGTCCCAAGTGAACGGAAGCGATCGATGCGGGCACGCGTTGTCAGCGCCTTATGCGTAACGTCGAGCGGCATAACGGTAATCGGGCGGCCGCATGCGAAAACTACTGCCGCGGCTTCCGGATCGACATAGATGTTAAATTCGGCTGCTGGCGTAATATTGCCTACCTCGAAATAGGCGCCACCCATCAAGACGATTTCTTGCACGCGCGGAACGATGTCCGGTGCCTTGCGGAAGGCCATTGCGATATTTGTCAGCGGCCCGAGGGGGCAGAGTGTTACCGTGCCTGACTGTTCATTGCGTAATGTGTCGATAATGAAGTCAACAGCATGCTGTTGCTGTAAAGGCATCACGGGGTCATCGAGTTTTGGTCCGTCCAACCCGGTTTTACCGTGGACATGCTCTGCCGTCACAAGCGGTTGCATCATCGGTGCCTCGCAACCCGCAAAAACGCGCGTTTCAGGCTTTCCGGCGAGCTCGCAAATAATCCGCGCATTTTTCTGAGTGAGCGCGAGAGGTACATTTCCTGCCACGGCTGTTACGCCGAGAACGTCAATCTCCTCTGGGCATGCGAGCGCAAGGAGAATGGCTACGGCATCGTCCTGTCCGGGATCGGTGTCGATAATGATTTTGCGGGGGGTCATGACTCGCTCCGTTTGGTTGGAGCGAGAGTGCTGGACTGGCGCGTCGGACGCAAGGGCGCGATCGCTAGATCCTGTCGTGCTGGCGCAGTTCCGCGTGCAGTTTGGGCGTCAGCGGATGGTTCATTTCCAAGCCGAAGATGTAGGCATGGGTCAAGTAGAAGCAGGACGCATCAACGGAATTAGCTGTGCGTCCTGCCTCGGCATATAATTCGACCAAGGCATGCCGATCGTCGCGCACATGCGCGTCCAGCAGGCGTTCGTCGAGATCACTCATACGGATTGCCGGTGCTCCTCAAACTTGCCTGCGACCCAGTCATGGAAACAATGCGTCGGCCCATCCATCGCAGGGCTGAAGCGCCCGCCATCGAAATGCGGCGCAAGGCGGCCTTTCTGCATTCCCTCAACGACAAAAACATCCTCTTCGAAAACGGTTTTCCAAAGGGCTGCGTTCTTGGCGCGCATGCCTTCGTCAGTGTTCGGTTGCGAATAGTAGAGGTGGATATGTTCTACGGTTCTGTCCTGCGCTTTGGGCTCAAGGATGATTGCGAATGCGTGATCGCGCTGAACGCCGAGAAGCACGTTGGGATACACAGCGACATATTCTGCGCCTTCATCCCATTTCTCAGAAAGGTTCGGGAAATCAGGGAACACTTCTTCGTTCACGCCGCGTAACTGGCGGTAAACAAGCGTGCCTTGACCGGAATACTGACCTTTCGCCTCGATATGATAGTGGTCTTCAAGGCGGGAATAGCTGTTCAAACCGGGATGTACCCAAGGAAGGTGATAGCTTTCGCAGTAGTTTTCGACCGCGAGCTTCCAATTCGTTTGAACATCAAGGTGGAAGAAGCTGTCTGCGCCGCCGTGGTAGAGTGGTTGTTCATGTTCGGACCAGCGGGCGATGAGATCGGCATGGACCTCTTCAAATGGTGCGGCACTGCCATCGACATTGATGAAAACGACATCTCGCCAGATATGACTGCGCACCTCAATCAGGCCCAGATCTTCTTTGACGATTGCTTCGTGTTTATTCTGACCCGGTCCTCCAACATGGGGCGTCGAGACGAGACGACCATCCGTGCTATAGCACCACGAGTGGTAGGGGCAGCGGATGGCGCCTTCGATCTTTCGTGGCTCCTGAACAAGGATCATACCGCGGTGGCGGCAAATGTTTTGAAAGACGCGAACTTCGCCGCTGCGGTCGCGCACGAGCAGAAGTGGCATGCCCAGGAATTCGATCGGCTTCGCATCGCCATTTTCAGGCACATCGGCGGCGACGGCGAGGCCGGCCCAAGAGGCAAAGAGAACAGCCTTTTTCTCCTCCTCCCAAACGGTCGGGTCGACGTAATATGCGTTTGGCAGTCCTTGCGCGGTATCAACGCTGCGGCGAACCGCTGACAGATCGCTATCAGGAATATCTTTTGCCATCGAAGCCTCCGGAAATTGAGTCTCTCTCAACTATCACGGAGGGTGCGCGTTCTATATTCCAGTCGCGACCTGCACTTTCATTACCGCGACCTGTCGTTTGGCTTATTCAGTGCCCCGCGAAAGGGCCGCGACGCCGGTGCGGGCTGTCTCAACGAGGCCAAGTGGCCGCATGAGTTCCGCGAATGCGTCGATTTTGTCTGAGGGGCCGGTGATTTCGAATACGAAGCTCTCAAGCGTCGAATCGACAACATTTGCGCGGAAAATTTCTGCAAGCCTGAGGGCTTCAATACGCGCGTCGCCGGTGCCGGCAACTTTCAGCAAGGCAAGCTCACGCTCGACTGCTGGGCCTTCTGCGGTGAGATCGTGAACATCGTGCACAGGAACAATACGGCCGAGTTGCGCATGAATTTGCGCGATCACTTGCGGTGTTCCGGTGGTCACGATTGTGATGCGGCTGAGGTGGCCTGCGTGATCCACCTCGGCAACGGTCAGGCTTTCGATGTTGTAGCCACGCCCAGAAAAGAGGCCAATGACACGCGCGAGCACGCCGGGCTCGTTTTCGACCAGGACCGCGAGTGTATGGCGCTCTACTTCTTCGCTAAAATTGGGGCGAAGATTATAGGCTGAATGGCTCGTGGAGCCTTTTTTGATACGGAGTGCGGACATCTTATCTGCCTTATCTAGTCAACTCTTTGGAGGAAGGGCGCGCGGGTTAGACCAACACCGCGCCTCCAGCCTGAATAGCGCCTTCTGTGGACGCATCGCCCAACAGCATTTCATTATGCGGCTTGCCTGATGGGATCATCGGGAAGCAATTTTCATGTTTTTCGACGAGGCAGTCGAAAAGAACCGGACCGTCATAGTCCAACATTTCCATGATCGCGTCATCG is a genomic window containing:
- a CDS encoding peptidylprolyl isomerase; the encoded protein is MAEIKDPENTVIIELKDGKVVIELLPDVAPHHCERMKELARSGQYDNVCFHRVIDGFMAQSGDVANGNMESGFDLRRAGTGGSDLPDLPAEFSKLPHDRGTLGAARSANPNSANSQFFINFKDNHFLNGQYTVYGRVISGMEFVDNIKRGEPPAEPDRMISVKVAADA
- a CDS encoding peptidylprolyl isomerase — its product is MRSAFLAPLLLAAAPAFATGLEIRVAGEANGVIKIDLFEDVAPLHVEQITTLASEGAYDGVVFHRVIEGFMAQTGDVEFGRIGQDLSMAGRGGSALDDLPAEFSDLPYERGTVGMARSQSPNSANSQFFIMFAPAPHLNGGYTVVGEVTEGMEIVDAIKRGAGSNGSVIGRPDVMEAVTVTE
- a CDS encoding DUF3179 domain-containing protein, producing the protein MRYIIGFLAIALFGNVAAAEPRFWVHEWPNTDFARSAVQSWVEIRSGGPPKDGIPALLSVDFGPAAQERSLSPREPVITVELEGQAPRAYPVRYLMWHEIANDTIGDVPVAVTFCPLCNSGITFDRRTDAGVLSFGVSGKLRNSDMIMYDHQTESWWQQAIGEGIVGELTGMELQSLPSWMESWEVFVSRNPEGLVMQQPEGHLRNYGENPYVRYDSSVRPFLYNGEVPPHDIPALARVVRVGERAWPLERLSEERDIREEGVVLTWEMGQASALDTRSIGEGREVGNVRVKDGAGNDLAHDILFAFAFHAFWPDGKWMIGGGKRD
- a CDS encoding DMT family transporter; translated protein: MTIGCGGSLVAAMSRKTEIDLFGATALTGFAILLAFNQVVIKVTNGGIQPVFFAALRSFGALFCLLLWLRWRGVSLHFPKETLLPGVVTGVFFALEFFFLFIALDYTTVARSGIIFYSMPVWLALAGHFFLADDRLTPAKLIGLIVALCGVAWALFGRDPETGGSIWGDLAALIAAFGWAGLTLVTKGSALNKVRPELQLLVQLAVSGPLLLLLSFFMGDLIRDLGPIHLAGLAFQIIVVVAAGYVFWLWLLSIYPASRVASFSFLSPVFSVIMGGGLLGEALSGDILFALVLVAIGIFLVNRPRKKTYVPQNV
- a CDS encoding YdiU family protein, which codes for MTLPLPFDTSYARLPEQMFAFVAPTPVSKPAFIQFNDALAERLGLDKETLQSPDGLVLLSGNQVDGTHPPLAQAYAGHQFGNWNPQLGDGRAVLLGEVVAPDGQRFDMQLKGSGRTPFSRSGDGRAWLGPVLREYIVSEAMHALGIPTTRALAAVTTGDPVYRDAILPGAILTRVASSHIRVGTFQYFAARQDREALQALTDHVTARHYPSAGTVADLLRMIVERQAKLIAKWIGVGFVHGVMNTDNMTVSGETIDFGPCAFLDEYNVAKVFSSIDRQGRYAYGNQPRIAVWNLAQLATALIPLEDNQDAAVEEFTLIINGFGGIYDAERRKIFAAKLGFSAADDATERLSNELLTLMADSEADFTQTFAALSTDASVAPLDRHASYEDWKARWRALRPDETVMQGTNPQLIPRNHLLEQIIQSGVAGDFEPFRNMLAAVTAPFSQLTDATRPFAAIPLREERVTQTFCGT
- a CDS encoding GNAT family N-acetyltransferase — its product is MSTAISLATTADIDALLPLLQRHDEERRNSTDNVQLAESVQPLLEGQPHGAIWLIGPRRSPLGYVLVTFGWSRSLGGREAWLDEIFIRPSVRNRGIAKEVTNAIAVSLTKAGLKAFHARVNIQDVRARRFCEKLGWKIEDQTRILSDLL
- a CDS encoding nucleoside hydrolase — protein: MTPRKIIIDTDPGQDDAVAILLALACPEEIDVLGVTAVAGNVPLALTQKNARIICELAGKPETRVFAGCEAPMMQPLVTAEHVHGKTGLDGPKLDDPVMPLQQQHAVDFIIDTLRNEQSGTVTLCPLGPLTNIAMAFRKAPDIVPRVQEIVLMGGAYFEVGNITPAAEFNIYVDPEAAAVVFACGRPITVMPLDVTHKALTTRARIDRFRSLGTKAGDMVAAWTDFFERFDMEKYGSEGAPLHDPCVIAYLLRPELFSGRNINVEIETNSPLTRGMTVADWWRVTGKPENALFIGDLDADGFYDLLVERIGRL
- a CDS encoding aromatic ring-hydroxylating dioxygenase subunit alpha → MAKDIPDSDLSAVRRSVDTAQGLPNAYYVDPTVWEEEKKAVLFASWAGLAVAADVPENGDAKPIEFLGMPLLLVRDRSGEVRVFQNICRHRGMILVQEPRKIEGAIRCPYHSWCYSTDGRLVSTPHVGGPGQNKHEAIVKEDLGLIEVRSHIWRDVVFINVDGSAAPFEEVHADLIARWSEHEQPLYHGGADSFFHLDVQTNWKLAVENYCESYHLPWVHPGLNSYSRLEDHYHIEAKGQYSGQGTLVYRQLRGVNEEVFPDFPNLSEKWDEGAEYVAVYPNVLLGVQRDHAFAIILEPKAQDRTVEHIHLYYSQPNTDEGMRAKNAALWKTVFEEDVFVVEGMQKGRLAPHFDGGRFSPAMDGPTHCFHDWVAGKFEEHRQSV
- the ilvN gene encoding acetolactate synthase small subunit, whose amino-acid sequence is MSALRIKKGSTSHSAYNLRPNFSEEVERHTLAVLVENEPGVLARVIGLFSGRGYNIESLTVAEVDHAGHLSRITIVTTGTPQVIAQIHAQLGRIVPVHDVHDLTAEGPAVERELALLKVAGTGDARIEALRLAEIFRANVVDSTLESFVFEITGPSDKIDAFAELMRPLGLVETARTGVAALSRGTE